The Spirochaetaceae bacterium genome includes the window GCGGTGCGGTGGCGGGCAACCGCCGTGATTGCGCGGCGGGGCGCAGCGGCGGCCACCAGGCTGCCGGAGCCGGCACCGGCAGCAAAGGCAGCGGTGCGGCGCCGGCGGCGGCGCGCACCGCCGTAGTGGTCGGCGGCGGCATCGCCGGGGTGGCGGCGGCAACGGTACTCGCCGAGCGCGGCATCGCCACCACCGTGCTGGAGCGGGAACCGGCGCTCGGCGGCCGCGCGGGCGCGGCGCCGCTGCGGCTCGCCAGCGGCGAGACGGTGCAGATGGAGCGCGGATTCCACGCCTTCTTCCGCCAGTACTACAACCTGCGCAACCTGCTGCGCCGCATCTCACCCGACCTCGACATCCTCACCCCGCTCGACGACTACCCGGTTCTCGGCCCGCACGGGCAGCGCCAGTCGCTGACGGACATCCCCCGCACGCCGCCGTGGAACATCGTCGCGCTGACCCGGCGCACGCCCGAGCTGACCCTGCCCGCGCTGGCGCGCGTCGGGCTGCGCGAGGCGCTGTCGATGCTGGCATTCGACATCGACCACACCTACCGGCGCCACGATCACCGCTCGGCCGCCGAGTACCTGGACGCGCTGCGCTTCCCGCCGGCGGCCCGCCGCATGCTGTTCGACGTGTTCGCCCACTCCTTCTTCAACCCCGAGGACGGCATGTCGGCCGCGGAGCTGTTGATGATGTTCCACTTCTACTTCACCGGCAGCCGCGAAGGATTGATCTTCGACGTGGCGCGCGCGCCGTTCTCGACCGCCATCTGGCAGCCGCTGCACCGCTACCTCGCCAACCTCGGCGTGCGGGTTGCCACCGGCACGGCGGCACGCGCGATCCGGCGCGACCGGGGCGGCTGGGCAGTGGCGACCGGCGGTGGGCAGCGCGCCTCCGTCGCCGCCGGCGCCGTGGTGCTCGCGCTCGACGTGGCCGGCCTGCAGCGGCTGCTGCCGCATACCCCGTTCGACGGCGGCGCGTGGGCGGACTCGCTAGCGAGCCTGGCAACCACGCTGCCGTTCGCGGTGTGGCGGCTGTGGCTGGACACCCCGACCGCGCCGGGGCGGGCGCCGTTTGCCGGCACCGCGGGCGTTCCCCTGCTGGACAATATCTCGCTGTTCCACCTGTTCGAGGACGAGAGCCGCGCCTGGGCGGACGCCCACCACGGCTCGGTGGTGGAACTGCACGCGTACGCCGTGCCGGAGGCCGCCTCCGAGGCCGACATCCGGGCCGGCCTGCTGCGCGGGCTGCATCGGCTCTACCCGGAGACGCGCCCGGCGCGCGTGGTCGACGACGCCTTCCTGCTGCGCCGCGACTGCCCGGCGTTCGGTCCCGGCTCGCACGCCCGCCGTCCCGGCGTGGCCACCCCCCACCCGGGGCTGTACCTGGCGGGAGACTACGTGCGCATCGACCAGCCGTCGGCGCTCATGGAGCGTGCGGCCACGACCGGCATTGCCGCCGCCAACGCCATCCTGCGGCGCTGGCACCTGCCGCCCGAGCCGGTGGC containing:
- a CDS encoding FAD-dependent oxidoreductase — its product is GAVAGNRRDCAAGRSGGHQAAGAGTGSKGSGAAPAAARTAVVVGGGIAGVAAATVLAERGIATTVLEREPALGGRAGAAPLRLASGETVQMERGFHAFFRQYYNLRNLLRRISPDLDILTPLDDYPVLGPHGQRQSLTDIPRTPPWNIVALTRRTPELTLPALARVGLREALSMLAFDIDHTYRRHDHRSAAEYLDALRFPPAARRMLFDVFAHSFFNPEDGMSAAELLMMFHFYFTGSREGLIFDVARAPFSTAIWQPLHRYLANLGVRVATGTAARAIRRDRGGWAVATGGGQRASVAAGAVVLALDVAGLQRLLPHTPFDGGAWADSLASLATTLPFAVWRLWLDTPTAPGRAPFAGTAGVPLLDNISLFHLFEDESRAWADAHHGSVVELHAYAVPEAASEADIRAGLLRGLHRLYPETRPARVVDDAFLLRRDCPAFGPGSHARRPGVATPHPGLYLAGDYVRIDQPSALMERAATTGIAAANAILRRWHLPPEPVASVRRSGILPSIAA